A stretch of Paludisphaera borealis DNA encodes these proteins:
- a CDS encoding efflux RND transporter permease subunit encodes MVRALISWSLHNRLIVILGTILLIGVGLHSARNLNVEAYPDPTPPLVEVITQNPGASPEEMERLIGIPLETVLNGMPGLQYLRSISLAGLNDIKCQFEYGTDYWLARQEVINRISMINGLPPGVTPGLSPWSPTGEIVRYVLEGPGYTLNQIKAVQDWVLERQFRTVPGVIDVTGFGGTVKQYQVLLDGQLMKRYDVTLQMVTDAISQSNANVGGDILPLGPQSHNVRAIGYLGEGVDPLDPAHADRAYAIEVEKLEDLQDVVVTTHKNMPVYIRQLAKVVIGYEPRLGVVGRDGENDVVEGIILMRKYEKSLPTSNAVQEKIDAINSGGILPAGMRIVPFNRRTDLVNVTTHNVLHNMLVGMGLVTLILFVFLGDLTSAGIVALIIPLAILFSISVLYMQGKSANLLSIGAVDFGIIVDSSVIIVENIYRHVTARGADRSRPLIDRIAEASHEIERALFFSTLIIVCAFIPLFSMTGPEGALFGPMANTYAFAIFGALLLAVTLTPVLCSFFFHNKKEEKDTFVDRLMKVRYLTMLNRVLDHRFLVLAAMVGLLIFTATLVPRLGGEFMPPLEEGNLWIRALLPRTVTLQEAARVAPRLRSVIGSIPEIRGVMSHVGRPDDGTDVTSYFNLEFNAPLIPMEQWRTKPVMFLGRKIWDRAITREEIQEELGEKFREFPSVNFNFSQLIRDNVEEALSGVKGANSIKLFGNDLNVLEEEGQRIVTILNQVRGIDNAGLFHIIGQPNLEIQIDRHECARYGINVADVESVVQVAVGGRAFTQMVEGEKRFDIVLRLPKDQRDDPEVIGRILVDTPGDDGKPGARIPLKQLVKIDPHKPGASYIYRENNRRYIPIKFSVHGRDLASAIAEAQRRINDPITGVKRPEGYQIEWAGEFAQMEQANSRLMFIVPLSISLILILLYTTFKSVKDALLVMCNVLEAAMGGVLALWVTGTPFSISAAVGFISVFGVAVQDGVLLISYFNQMRAAGLPVREAVMRGAELRVRPVVMTSLTAALGLLPAALATSIGSQAQKPLAIVVVGAMLCTLFLTRYLMPILYSFFPAPAGTAPCGEDLIEGSHYSDRFFPHKHRSASPDGRREAAIDSDEGDATDFGAEDHEGSSS; translated from the coding sequence ATGGTCCGCGCGCTGATCTCCTGGAGCCTGCACAATAGGCTGATCGTGATTCTGGGCACGATCTTGCTGATCGGGGTCGGGCTGCATTCCGCGCGGAATCTCAACGTGGAGGCGTACCCCGATCCGACGCCCCCGCTGGTGGAGGTGATCACCCAGAATCCGGGCGCCAGCCCCGAGGAGATGGAGCGCCTGATCGGCATCCCCTTGGAGACGGTGCTCAACGGCATGCCCGGGCTCCAGTATCTGCGGAGCATCTCCCTGGCCGGCCTCAACGACATCAAGTGCCAGTTCGAGTACGGCACCGACTACTGGCTGGCCCGCCAGGAAGTCATCAACCGCATCAGCATGATAAACGGCCTTCCGCCGGGCGTCACCCCCGGCCTGTCACCCTGGAGCCCCACCGGCGAGATCGTCCGTTACGTGCTCGAAGGCCCCGGATACACGCTCAACCAGATCAAGGCGGTGCAGGACTGGGTGCTTGAGCGGCAGTTCCGGACGGTGCCGGGAGTGATCGACGTGACCGGCTTCGGGGGGACGGTCAAGCAGTACCAGGTGCTGCTCGACGGTCAGCTCATGAAGCGATACGACGTGACCCTGCAAATGGTCACCGACGCGATCAGCCAATCGAACGCCAACGTCGGCGGCGACATCCTGCCGTTGGGGCCCCAGTCGCACAACGTCCGGGCGATCGGCTATCTCGGCGAGGGCGTTGATCCGCTCGATCCCGCCCACGCTGACCGGGCCTATGCGATCGAGGTGGAGAAGCTCGAGGATCTTCAGGACGTCGTCGTCACCACCCACAAGAACATGCCGGTCTACATCCGCCAGCTCGCCAAGGTGGTCATCGGCTATGAGCCTCGCCTGGGGGTCGTCGGCCGCGACGGCGAGAACGACGTCGTCGAAGGCATCATCCTGATGCGCAAGTACGAGAAGTCGCTGCCGACCTCCAACGCCGTTCAGGAGAAGATCGACGCGATCAACAGCGGCGGCATCCTCCCCGCGGGCATGCGGATCGTGCCGTTCAACAGGCGAACCGATCTGGTCAACGTCACGACCCACAACGTGCTGCACAACATGCTGGTGGGCATGGGGCTGGTGACGCTCATCCTGTTCGTCTTCCTGGGCGACCTGACGAGCGCGGGGATCGTGGCGCTGATTATCCCGCTGGCGATCTTGTTCTCGATCTCGGTGCTTTACATGCAGGGCAAGTCGGCCAATCTGCTGTCGATCGGCGCAGTCGACTTCGGCATCATCGTGGACAGTTCGGTCATCATCGTCGAGAACATCTATCGCCACGTGACGGCGCGCGGGGCCGACCGCAGCCGTCCCTTGATCGACCGCATCGCCGAAGCCTCGCACGAGATCGAGCGGGCGCTTTTCTTCTCGACCTTGATCATCGTCTGCGCCTTCATCCCCCTCTTTTCGATGACCGGCCCGGAGGGCGCGCTGTTCGGCCCGATGGCGAACACCTACGCCTTCGCGATCTTCGGGGCGCTCTTGCTCGCGGTGACGCTCACGCCGGTGCTCTGCTCGTTCTTCTTCCACAACAAGAAGGAAGAGAAGGACACCTTCGTCGACCGGCTGATGAAGGTCCGCTATCTGACGATGCTCAACCGGGTGCTGGATCATCGCTTCCTGGTGCTCGCGGCGATGGTCGGGCTGTTGATCTTCACGGCCACGCTCGTCCCGCGGCTCGGCGGCGAGTTCATGCCTCCGTTGGAGGAAGGGAACCTCTGGATCCGCGCCCTCCTGCCGCGGACGGTCACGCTTCAGGAAGCCGCGCGGGTGGCCCCTCGCCTCCGCTCGGTGATCGGCTCGATCCCCGAGATCCGCGGCGTGATGTCGCACGTCGGCCGCCCCGACGACGGCACCGACGTGACCAGCTATTTCAATCTCGAGTTCAACGCTCCTCTGATTCCCATGGAGCAATGGCGGACGAAGCCCGTCATGTTCCTGGGCCGCAAGATCTGGGACCGAGCGATCACGCGCGAGGAGATCCAGGAGGAGTTGGGCGAGAAGTTTCGGGAATTCCCCTCGGTCAATTTCAACTTTTCGCAGCTTATTCGCGACAACGTCGAGGAAGCGCTCTCAGGCGTCAAGGGCGCCAATTCGATCAAACTGTTCGGCAACGACCTGAACGTGCTGGAGGAAGAGGGCCAACGGATCGTCACGATCCTCAACCAGGTTCGGGGCATCGACAACGCGGGCCTCTTCCACATCATCGGTCAACCCAACCTTGAGATCCAGATCGACCGGCATGAATGCGCCCGCTACGGGATCAACGTGGCCGACGTCGAGTCGGTGGTGCAGGTCGCCGTGGGAGGGCGTGCGTTCACGCAGATGGTCGAGGGAGAGAAGCGATTCGACATCGTGCTTCGGCTCCCCAAGGACCAGCGCGACGATCCCGAGGTGATCGGACGGATCTTGGTGGACACGCCGGGGGACGACGGCAAACCGGGCGCGCGGATTCCGCTCAAGCAACTGGTCAAGATCGATCCACACAAGCCAGGCGCTTCGTACATCTATCGCGAAAACAATCGTCGTTACATACCCATCAAGTTCAGCGTCCACGGACGCGACCTGGCCTCGGCGATCGCCGAGGCCCAGCGCAGGATCAACGATCCGATCACCGGGGTGAAGCGCCCGGAGGGCTACCAGATCGAGTGGGCGGGGGAGTTCGCGCAGATGGAGCAGGCGAACAGTCGCCTGATGTTCATCGTGCCCCTGTCGATCAGTCTGATTTTGATCTTGTTGTACACGACGTTCAAGTCGGTGAAGGACGCGTTGCTGGTCATGTGCAACGTGCTCGAGGCGGCGATGGGAGGCGTGCTGGCCCTGTGGGTGACCGGAACGCCGTTCAGCATCTCGGCGGCGGTCGGGTTCATCTCGGTCTTCGGCGTGGCGGTGCAGGACGGCGTCTTGCTGATCTCGTACTTCAACCAGATGCGCGCCGCGGGCCTGCCGGTTCGCGAGGCCGTGATGCGCGGGGCCGAGCTGCGGGTTCGGCCGGTGGTGATGACCTCGCTGACGGCGGCCTTGGGCCTGCTCCCCGCCGCCCTGGCGACCTCGATCGGCTCGCAGGCCCAAAAGCCCCTGGCGATCGTCGTGGTCGGGGCCATGCTTTGCACCTTGTTCCTGACGCGTTATTTGATGCCGATCCTTTATAGTTTCTTCCCGGCCCCGGCCGGAACCGCACCCTGCGGCGAAGATCTGATTGAAGGTTCGCACTACAGCGACCGCTTCTTCCCTCACAAGCACCGCTCCGCCTCGCCGGACGGCCGCCGTGAAGCCGCCATCGATTCCGACGAGGGCGACGCGACCGACTTTGGCGCTGAAGATCACGAAGGAAGCTCGTCATGA
- a CDS encoding efflux RND transporter periplasmic adaptor subunit, producing MRIGWKILVVALAAAGLAGWLAVDHQSRARALSAWHQLSGSAHHADEPPRKDWVKSPGEATSTLPRGVVELTDAQVQAIGLRTTTVKTQTEPVILRLTGVTDYDPATLTLIRSMFDCRIDKVLVGFGAVVKAGDPLLEVFSTDLAQTKSDYETARSQWIRDKKVLDYKAPLAKSETIPRKELIEIENDESKSRLLMKLARDKLLVYGLTEKEVEDVENEDGVQKARLILRSRADGIVIKRSVVPGNYYDAKDELMEIAPLDHLWVRGSVSELDADKVEIGQTLRIIFPYSDQTITDEVEGIDKAIDPETRSAKFRTSIPNPEKRFKAGMFVRVLLEIPPKPGETVIPRESMVSVDRLDFVFVQQPGPGHRFERRKILVSKETSDWVIVARATTEHAGLKVGETLAVTGSLILEQMHEDRLTIEGKKSSDRPRDDESFGRPEKSVTIKLH from the coding sequence ATGAGAATCGGCTGGAAAATCCTGGTCGTCGCGCTGGCCGCGGCGGGCCTCGCCGGCTGGCTGGCCGTCGATCACCAAAGCCGGGCGCGCGCGCTCTCGGCCTGGCATCAGCTCTCGGGATCCGCGCACCACGCCGACGAGCCGCCGCGGAAGGACTGGGTCAAATCGCCGGGCGAGGCGACGTCGACCCTGCCGCGCGGCGTGGTCGAGCTGACCGACGCCCAGGTTCAAGCGATCGGCCTGAGGACCACCACGGTCAAGACCCAGACCGAGCCGGTCATCCTCCGGCTCACCGGCGTCACCGATTACGATCCGGCCACGCTGACCTTGATCCGGTCGATGTTCGATTGCCGGATCGACAAGGTGCTCGTCGGTTTCGGCGCGGTGGTCAAGGCCGGCGACCCCCTGCTCGAAGTGTTCAGCACCGACCTGGCGCAGACCAAGAGCGACTACGAGACGGCGCGCAGCCAGTGGATCCGCGACAAGAAGGTTCTCGACTACAAGGCTCCCCTGGCAAAGAGCGAGACGATCCCCCGCAAGGAACTGATCGAGATCGAGAACGACGAGAGCAAGAGCCGGCTCCTAATGAAGCTCGCCAGGGACAAACTGCTCGTCTATGGCCTGACCGAGAAGGAAGTCGAAGACGTGGAGAACGAGGACGGCGTGCAGAAGGCCCGGCTGATCCTCCGCTCGCGGGCCGACGGCATCGTCATCAAGCGGTCGGTCGTGCCGGGCAACTACTACGACGCCAAGGACGAGCTGATGGAGATCGCGCCGCTCGACCACCTGTGGGTGCGGGGCAGCGTCAGCGAGCTCGACGCCGACAAGGTCGAGATCGGCCAGACCCTCCGGATCATCTTCCCGTACTCCGATCAGACGATCACCGACGAGGTCGAAGGCATCGACAAGGCCATCGACCCCGAGACCCGCTCGGCCAAGTTCCGGACGTCGATCCCCAATCCCGAGAAACGGTTCAAGGCGGGCATGTTCGTCCGCGTCCTCCTGGAGATCCCACCCAAACCCGGTGAGACCGTCATCCCACGCGAGTCGATGGTCTCGGTCGACCGCCTCGATTTCGTCTTCGTCCAGCAGCCGGGGCCCGGCCATCGATTCGAGCGCCGCAAGATCCTGGTCAGCAAGGAGACCAGCGACTGGGTGATCGTCGCCAGAGCGACCACGGAGCACGCCGGCTTGAAAGTCGGCGAGACGCTCGCCGTCACCGGTAGTCTGATCCTCGAGCAAATGCACGAAGATCGGCTCACCATCGAAGGCAAGAAGTCGTCCGATCGCCCCAGGGACGACGAGTCGTTCGGCAGGCCCGAAAAGTCGGTGACCATCAAGCTGCACTGA
- a CDS encoding TolC family protein, whose translation MNPFLVRPSPLLLLAVVLLVAAVRAPAQGTSDSEGSAAGSSVSRLGRAPGSGGGSLGNSPNTGQIIGGRPGISTPKGIPTSVSTPEAISPTLMQQPIAPPESAPISGASVPLFGVISIPEGAEDDGPADGVTLDAAIATTLNRSLDLRSKFFEIPQAKADTLQASLRANPVFYADAQLVPFGQFNRAAPGGPTQYDVNVTYPLDVTRKRQARTQVAMRAERVLEAQYQEAVRQRIDDVYDAFVFGVLAARQTVRYAQSSVKGLQDLTARTEQLHQKGGVSLGDLNRIKNQYRTARLGLIDAQASYRKAKLEMGSLMNLTRPEIEAMSVRGTIQDDAPPPPPVEEMVKIALAERPDIVSFRLGLHRAEADVRLARANRLNDVFVLAQPFTYQDNTPYGLKSAYSWALGVTVPLPVYNRNQGGIQRAVLNVDQTKTEIAELERQIAIDVEKAAQEYAVTRQEVDELKSEVIPAARQVQQEAYRLYLSGETSIVNYINAQLDFNQVAKQYLDTAIRHRRSMLDLNTVTGKRIMP comes from the coding sequence ATGAACCCGTTCTTGGTTCGACCGAGCCCCCTGCTCTTACTCGCCGTCGTCCTGTTGGTCGCCGCCGTTCGCGCCCCGGCCCAGGGGACCTCCGACTCGGAGGGATCGGCCGCCGGCTCGTCGGTGTCGCGACTCGGCCGGGCGCCGGGCAGCGGCGGCGGCTCGCTCGGGAACTCGCCGAACACCGGCCAGATCATCGGTGGACGCCCGGGGATCTCGACGCCCAAGGGGATTCCGACTTCGGTCTCGACGCCCGAGGCGATCTCTCCGACCCTGATGCAGCAGCCGATCGCCCCGCCGGAGTCGGCGCCGATTTCGGGCGCGTCCGTGCCGCTTTTCGGCGTGATCTCCATCCCCGAGGGCGCTGAGGACGACGGGCCGGCCGACGGCGTGACTCTGGACGCCGCCATCGCGACCACCTTGAACCGAAGCCTGGATCTCCGCTCGAAATTCTTCGAGATCCCCCAAGCCAAGGCCGACACCCTCCAGGCCAGCCTCAGAGCCAACCCGGTCTTCTACGCCGACGCTCAGCTCGTCCCGTTCGGCCAGTTCAACCGGGCGGCGCCGGGGGGCCCCACGCAGTACGACGTGAACGTCACCTACCCGCTCGACGTCACCCGCAAGCGACAGGCGCGCACCCAGGTCGCCATGCGGGCCGAACGCGTCCTCGAGGCGCAATATCAGGAGGCGGTTCGACAGCGGATCGACGACGTCTACGACGCCTTCGTGTTCGGCGTCCTCGCCGCGCGTCAGACGGTCCGCTACGCTCAGTCGAGCGTCAAGGGGCTGCAAGACCTGACCGCGAGGACCGAGCAGCTCCACCAGAAAGGCGGGGTCTCGCTCGGCGATCTGAATCGGATCAAGAACCAGTACCGCACCGCCCGGCTCGGATTGATCGACGCCCAGGCGTCGTATCGCAAGGCCAAGCTGGAGATGGGTTCGCTCATGAACCTCACCCGGCCCGAGATCGAGGCGATGAGCGTTCGGGGGACGATCCAGGACGATGCGCCCCCGCCGCCGCCGGTGGAGGAGATGGTCAAGATCGCCTTGGCCGAGCGTCCCGACATCGTCTCGTTCCGTCTGGGACTTCACCGGGCCGAAGCCGACGTCCGACTCGCCCGCGCCAACCGCTTGAACGACGTCTTCGTCCTGGCCCAGCCTTTCACGTATCAGGACAACACGCCCTACGGCCTCAAGAGCGCGTACTCCTGGGCGCTCGGCGTCACCGTCCCCTTGCCCGTCTACAATCGCAATCAGGGGGGCATCCAGCGCGCGGTGCTGAACGTCGATCAGACCAAGACCGAGATCGCCGAGCTTGAGCGGCAGATCGCCATCGACGTCGAGAAGGCCGCCCAGGAGTACGCCGTCACCCGCCAGGAGGTCGACGAGCTGAAGTCCGAGGTCATCCCGGCCGCCCGCCAGGTGCAGCAGGAGGCCTACCGGCTCTACCTGTCGGGCGAGACCAGTATCGTCAACTATATCAACGCACAGCTTGATTTCAACCAAGTGGCCAAGCAATACCTCGACACCGCGATCCGCCACCGCCGCAGCATGCTGGATTTGAACACCGTCACGGGCAAACGGATCATGCCCTGA